A part of Aspergillus flavus chromosome 1, complete sequence genomic DNA contains:
- a CDS encoding uncharacterized protein (expressed protein): protein MRRHSAAFLVLIITQVSHIMADALIARLTAVAFHLPPSAWCTRKRWSATTGCGGFTLAIDTHDTLPGRLKIVHCSD, encoded by the coding sequence ATGCGACGACACTCGGCTGCGTTCCTTGTCCTGATAATAACACAAGTCAGCCATATTATGGCTGATGCATTGATTGCAAGGCTGACGGCGGTCGCATTTCACCTTCCGCCGTCTGCATGGTGCACACGAAAGAGGTGGTCGGCGACTACGGGTTGTGGAGGGTTCACGCTGGCGATTGACACGCATGATACTTTGCCGGGAAGACTGAAGATTGTCCATTGTAGCGATTAG
- a CDS encoding putative O-methyltransferase yields the protein MVHPKVRKALEEARKLVADLESYEDGPINHQAVVKQTERVRIALQEPIDLVTRSIEFLALGGAFHTILGIRAYHAMPEDGSAITADELARVTNVANTVIHRIYRVAINHGIFTETAPDTYAHNDLSRALNPKGMGSFFMIALEFTRAWIHLPEYLQSHKTDDVFDLVKSPAVYSVGKEHLGKSYYELLELDPDPERREVWNANMFMVDQLMPIVGMFPFASLKEEVEQDPGRPYLVDIGAGRGQSCFAIQKDINGAFDAKFILQDLPGVINNMNPEDYPGFDLMTYDAFTPQPIKNAHIYFMRRFLHDFYNPVCIEFVKNTASAMGPSSRLLICDMLVPDMVEPHENTDLYWLDFALLCMTGQEKKKADFMEIFEAAGLELVKIYPSAYGRTVMLEARLKK from the exons ATGGTTCACCCCAAAGTTCGCAAGGCTCTGGAGGAGGCGAGAAAGCTTGTGGCCGATCTTGAGTCCTACGAGGACGGCCCGATCAACCACCAGGCTGTTGTGAAGCAAACCGAGCGTGTCCGCATTGCCCTGCAGGAGCCTATTGATCTGGTGACTCGCTCGATCGAATTCCTCGCTCTCGGCGGCGCCTTTCACACCATACTAGGTATTCGGGCCTACCATGCTATGCCTGAGGATGGTAGTGCTATTACCGCCGACGAGCTTGCCCGGGTCACCAATGTCGCAAACACGGTCATTCACCGCATCTACCGCGTCGCCATCAATCATGGAATCTTTACTGAGACCGCTCCAGACACGTACGCTCATAATGACCTCTCGCGCGCTCTCAACCCGAAAGGTATGGGATCCTTCTTCATGATCGCTCTGGAGTTTACCCGTGCCTGGATCCACCTACCTGAATATCTCCAGTCCCACAAGACGGACGATGTTTTTGATCTGGTCAAATCCCCCGCCGTGTACTCAGTGGGCAAGGAGCACCTTGGCAAGTCGTATTACGAGCTGCTGGAGTTAGACCCGGATCCAGAGCGTCGCGAGGTTTGGAATGCCAACATGTTCATGGTGGACCAGTTGATGCCTATTGTCGGGATGTTCCCATTTGCATCTCTTAAGGAGGAAGTTGAGCAGGACCCCGGTCGCCCATATCTCGTCGACATAGGTGCCGGCCGTGGTCAATCATGCTTTGCTATCCAGAAGGATATAAACGGTGCTTTCGATGCCAAGTTCATCCTACAGGATCTACCTGGAGTCATTAACAATATGAACCCCGAGGACTACCCAGGCTTCGATCTTATGACCTACGACGCTTTTACGCCGCAGCCTATCAAAA ATGCTCATATCTATTTTATGCGCCGTTTCCTCCACGACTTTTACAACCCAGTTTGCATTGAGTTTGTGAAGAACACTGCATCGGCTATGGGGCCTAGTTCACGCCTCCTGATCTGCGATATGTTAGTCCCAGACATGGTTGAACCCCATGAGAATACTGACCTCTATTGGCTGGATTTTGCGCTTCTGTGTATGACTGgtcaggagaagaaaaaggctgaTTTTATGGAAATCTTTGAGGCTGCCGGCTTGGAACTCGTTAAGATCTACCCCTCCGCCTATGGGCGGACCGTGATGCTGGAGGCTAGGTTGAAGAAGTAG
- a CDS encoding putative FAD binding monooxygenase, which yields MTRTDVLIVGAGPTGLVLALWLTRQGISVRIIDKSEAKASTSRAMAIHARTLELYRQLDLAEDVVANGHKIAATNIWAGGVHRSHVPFGDFGAGLTPYPFIHIFPQDQHERLLEARLNTMGVHVERNRELAEFQEQESSITARLRNTTKPHIENSDIETCEAAFIVGCDGAHSAVRQNCRIGFEGATYSKLFYVADIEGSGPSLNGQAHLSLNDNQFFLLMAYDKDRRARLNGAVDEGALTKDISDLTLDDVAPDAGKAVGVKIDKVNWFSTYHVHHRVAEAFRSGRAFLVGDAAHIHSPVGGQGMNTGIGDAINLAWKLTAVIQDKADMSLLDSYEVERRAFAALLVNTTDTAFNAIASEGYLSYFIRTWFIPYVSPILSKIGLVRQRMFRGVSQIMLNYRDSALSAGLAGMVQGGDRIPWAPVGELDNFQSFGEITWQVHVYGEAKDELKEWCRSKGIPLHIFPWNEKYQSVGLGKDAAYLLRPDTYVAVAEPSGRPERYDQYLKDNNIRL from the coding sequence ATGACACGCACCGATGTTCTCATCGTGGGAGCAGGTCCAACGGGCCTCGTTCTAGCCCTGTGGTTAACTCGCCAAGGTATCAGCGTGCGCATTATCGACAAGTCAGAAGCAAAGGCATCAACGTCACGAGCGATGGCAATTCACGCCCGCACGCTCGAATTGTATCGCCAACTCGACCTAGCCGAGGATGTGGTCGCAAACGGCCATAAGATCGCAGCGACCAATATATGGGCCGGTGGAGTGCACCGCTCCCATGTGCCGTTTGGTGATTTTGGCGCCGGTCTGACGCCCTACCCCTTCATACATATCTTCCCCCAAGATCAGCATGAACGATTGTTAGAGGCGCGGTTGAATACAATGGGGGTGCATGTTGAGCGGAATCGCGAGTTAGCCGAATTCCAAGAGCAGGAGTCATCCATCACAGCGCGACTGAGGAATACCACAAAACCACATATCGAGAACAGTGATATCGAGACTTGCGAAGCAGCTTTTATCGTGGGTTGCGACGGCGCTCATTCTGCTGTCCGCCAGAACTGCAGAATCGGGTTCGAAGGAGCTACATACTCAAAGCTGTTCTATGTAGCCGATATTGAAGGCAGCGGACCCAGTCTTAACGGTCAAGCGCACTTGAGTCTCAACGATAATCAATTTTTCTTGCTCATGGCGTACGACAAAGACCGTCGTGCACGACTAAACGGTGCCGTCGACGAAGGCGCACTGACGAAAGATATTTCCGACCTCACACTCGACGACGTTGCGCCGGACGCCGGCAAGGCCGTGGGCGTCAAGATCGACAAGGTGAACTGGTTCAGCACCTACCACGTTCACCACAGGGTAGCTGAAGCCTTTCGCAGCGGACGGGCCTTCCTTGTGGGGGACGCGGCGCACATTCACAGTCCGGTCGGAGGACAGGGAATGAACACCGGTATCGGCGATGCCATTAACCTGGCCTGGAAGCTTACGGCAGTTATTCAAGACAAAGCCGACATGTCTCTCCTGGATAGCTACGAAGTCGAACGTCGTGCGTTCGCGGCACTTCTGGTCAACACAACCGATACTGCATTTAACGCTATTGCCTCAGAGGGGTACCTGTCCTATTTTATCCGGACATGGTTCATTCCTTACGTGTCTCCTATTCTGTCCAAGATTGGTCTCGTGCGACAAAGGATGTTCCGTGGTGTATCCCAGATTATGCTCAATTATAGGGATAGTGCGCTGTCGGCTGGCTTGGCCGGTATGGTCCAAGGAGGCGACCGTATCCCTTGGGCTCCCGTGGGCGAACTTGATAATTTTCAAAGCTTTGGGGAGATCACATGGCAGGTCCACGTGTATGGCGAAGCTAAAGACGAGTTGAAAGAGTGGTGTCGTTCTAAGGGAATTCCTCTACACATCTTTCCTTGGAATGAGAAATATCAATCGGTCGGCTTGGGAAAAGATGCAGCATACTTGCTCAGGCCGGATACATATGTTGCAGTGGCGGAGCCCTCTGGCCGACCAGAACGATACGATCAATATCTCAAAGACAACAACATCCGACTGTGA